GGGGGGAGGGGGCCGTAGAGGGTGAGGGGGCCGCGCTCTGTGCGGAGTTGGCAGCCTTCGCTGGTGGGGGTGCGCCAGGCGCGGAGGACGGTGCCGAGGATGGGCGCGCCGGGATCGCTCATGCCTCGTAGGGTGGGGTGCGTAGGGGTGACGGTTTGGGGGAGAGGGTGTTCCTAGAGTCCTTCACTGGGGCGTGGGATCAAGGGGTACGGGGTAGGCGGAGGTGAAGATGATCGGTTGAGTCGCCCTGTGGGATGCGGATCAGGCGCCCTGGTTGGCTCATGGACGCCGTGGAGGACGCCTGTACGAGGCGGTGCATCTCGCGGAGGAGTGACGCCCGACCGGTACTGGGGGTCACGCTAGAGTTGGAACCGTTTTTCCCGCTAATGGTTCATCCGCTAAGTTTCAGCAGGGCGCACACTGGATAGGTATTTCTGGAGGTGCGAGTATGCGTGCATTTGTCCGCGTCCGTTCGCTGACCGCCGAAGAACTCACGACGCTCCAAAAGATGGCAAGGAGCCGCACCTTGTGCGCTGGGCGCGTCAAGCGCGCCCACATCGTCCTGATGTCCAATCAGGGGTATACCCACCAAGAAATCGCTGAAAAGCTCGGCGTGAGTTACCACACCTCCTGTCGTTGGGTCGGTCGTTTCAACGAGCTGGGACTGCCCGGGCTGGAAGAACTGGGACGACCAGGCCGTCCGCACGTCTACTCAGAAGCCAACATTGGAGACGTCATTCAAACCGCGTTGACCAAGCCAGACGACCTGGGGCTTCCCTTTGGATCCTGGACGTTGGATCGGCTCGTCACCTACCTCACGGAGGTCAAAGGGATACCGATCCGGCGCAGCCGGATCAGTGAAATCTTCCGAAACGAAGGGCTCCGATGGCGTCAACACGAGGGTTGGATGGGGGTACGAGTCGATCCTGACTTCGGCCAAAAAAGGGGGCTATCGAAAGCCTCTACACCCGTCCGCCAGACCACAGCATCGTCATCTGCGTAGATGAAATGGGACCCATGAGCGCCAGAACCCATCACGGTCAAGCACTCGTTCGACCTCATCCAGTAGGTGGCCTCCTGGCGGAGCGCGCCAAAATGGAACTCGATTACGGGCGGCGGCCCACCGAGGGCTTCGTCTTCGGTGCCTTACAGCCGCATACGGGCGAATGCCTGACCCACACGTACGAACGGCGGAACATTGCGACGTTCGTGGACTTCCTGGATCGGATTGAAGCCTGGATTGCCCAGGACATTGAGAGGATCTACGTCGTTCTGGACAACTTGACCAGCCACGCAGCGTATGACGTGTTGCTGTTCAATCTGGCACACCCTCGCTGGGAATTCGTGTTCCAGCCAAAACGCTGTGCCTACCTCAATCTGATTGAACCCTGGTGGAAGACGTTGAAATCACTGGCGTTGAAAGGGAGGCGTTTTGAGCTCTGGGCAGAGGTGGAACGCGCTGTTGAGCGCGCCACTGAGTACTGGAATGATCACCGACATCCGTTCATTTGGGGCCGCCGCAGACGTCACCGCCAGCCCACGCACCTTGGAAATGCCGCTGTACCCGTTTCAGTCAGTATTTAGCGGATGAACCACTAAGGAGTTCCCCTCTTCGTTTTCTCGCGTCACACACGGTCGTGCCCCGGCGTAAACGATGGCGTCCAGCTGGGGTATACCCCAAGCTGACAGATCACCCACTCAAGGACGAGGGAACGACCTGCACCTTCCGGGCCGCACCCCTTCTTTATACCTGTACTTCTGTACAGATTTCCCCCTGACATTGCTACAGTCAGGTGTGCCTCGTCTCGCCCTCCTCGCGTTGATCACCCTGTGCGTGGTCCTCGACCTCGCCCTCAAGATCTGGGCCCGTGCGGAACTGCCTGGTGAAGTGCGGCCCTGGCTTCCCGGCGTCCTCGACCTGACGCTGGCCTACAAC
This sequence is a window from Deinococcus grandis. Protein-coding genes within it:
- a CDS encoding helix-turn-helix domain-containing protein, giving the protein MRAFVRVRSLTAEELTTLQKMARSRTLCAGRVKRAHIVLMSNQGYTHQEIAEKLGVSYHTSCRWVGRFNELGLPGLEELGRPGRPHVYSEANIGDVIQTALTKPDDLGLPFGSWTLDRLVTYLTEVKGIPIRRSRISEIFRNEGLRWRQHEGWMGVRVDPDFGQKRGLSKASTPVRQTTASSSA
- a CDS encoding transposase, giving the protein MELDYGRRPTEGFVFGALQPHTGECLTHTYERRNIATFVDFLDRIEAWIAQDIERIYVVLDNLTSHAAYDVLLFNLAHPRWEFVFQPKRCAYLNLIEPWWKTLKSLALKGRRFELWAEVERAVERATEYWNDHRHPFIWGRRRRHRQPTHLGNAAVPVSVSI